The following proteins come from a genomic window of Microbacterium sulfonylureivorans:
- a CDS encoding LacI family DNA-binding transcriptional regulator — protein sequence MLNETPGQTISAATRDRVLAEAKRLGYRPNSAARALASGHSRIILLVLPEWPLDFSMRAHLDEASLALDEAGYSLVTMTPHPGGHALPLWETLRPDVVMGMMPFSAEQLERIRASGVAHIIPDASAEEVSREEQLGFAGGPRLQVAHLVDRGRRRLAFAGSPDHRIADLVQQRRALARESAIDLAGAPLRADEDVTETSVARTISDWVDAGIDGVVAYNDDIAALVTGAALRAGVRVPDTLAIVGHDDTPIAKLFVPSLSSVRIDSAGLGRYMAQLALSAATGSAAPAAGPESDAVLVIRETT from the coding sequence GTGTTGAACGAGACGCCGGGTCAGACCATCTCTGCAGCCACCCGAGACCGCGTGCTCGCGGAGGCCAAGCGCCTGGGCTATCGGCCGAATAGCGCCGCGCGCGCTCTGGCGAGCGGGCACAGCCGGATCATCCTCCTGGTGCTGCCGGAATGGCCCCTTGACTTCAGCATGCGAGCGCATCTCGACGAAGCGTCGCTCGCCCTCGACGAAGCCGGCTACTCACTCGTCACCATGACTCCTCACCCTGGCGGACATGCTCTCCCCCTCTGGGAAACCCTCCGACCAGACGTCGTGATGGGCATGATGCCGTTCTCCGCCGAGCAGCTCGAGCGCATTCGGGCCAGCGGGGTCGCACACATCATCCCCGACGCCAGCGCAGAAGAGGTCTCACGCGAGGAGCAGCTCGGGTTTGCTGGGGGGCCGCGCCTGCAGGTCGCGCACCTCGTCGATCGAGGTCGCCGTCGCCTCGCCTTCGCTGGATCACCTGATCACCGCATCGCCGATCTCGTCCAGCAGCGACGCGCGCTCGCACGGGAGAGTGCAATCGACCTCGCCGGCGCACCACTGCGTGCTGACGAGGACGTGACAGAAACGTCCGTCGCCCGAACGATCTCTGACTGGGTCGACGCCGGGATCGATGGAGTGGTGGCGTACAACGACGACATTGCGGCGCTCGTCACGGGTGCGGCTCTTCGTGCCGGCGTCCGCGTTCCCGACACCCTGGCGATCGTGGGACACGATGACACCCCGATAGCGAAGCTCTTCGTGCCGTCCCTCTCAAGCGTGCGTATCGACAGCGCCGGTCTCGGCAGGTACATGGCGCAGCTCGCGCTCAGCGCCGCCACCGGCTCGGCCGCACCGGCGGCCGGACCGGAATCCGACGCCGTGCTCGTAATCCGGGAGACAACCTAA
- a CDS encoding glycosyltransferase, translating to MANVLFCPVTFNLAETTRMIQVARALHPSHRPVFMGYEDEYLSLIVDAGFEYRACSPSWSQAERDQAIAFDQGRAVRTPFTNRLVAARVDVERRMIRELRAPVVVTGSNLTSYISARAEKAPLFYPVPFALTLAQVEQTRRMEFVRGSGWAARTADRVATSAFRWIYTRAPLAPRAFAKVAKANGVPPLRTVASLLTADRNLLTEMAWELDGFRLPPGFERVGPIFAHVDAPIPPVVAELAAASEPLVYLGLGSSASRALALDAARALGSLPVNVVAPIRHYLQPGDSVPDNVHVTDLLPAHKLGGLVDAAILHGGQGTVQTACATGVPFVGMGLQPEQTWHVRACERRGNAIAVSPKHVSKPEFVDAVQRALTDPGMRTAAAEVQQAYALEDGAAVVARLIETEIARSAAAA from the coding sequence ATGGCGAACGTCCTGTTCTGTCCCGTCACCTTCAACCTGGCGGAGACGACCCGGATGATCCAGGTCGCGCGTGCCCTGCACCCGAGCCATCGCCCTGTGTTCATGGGCTACGAGGACGAGTACCTCTCGCTCATCGTCGACGCCGGTTTCGAGTACCGGGCATGCTCGCCGTCCTGGTCCCAGGCCGAGCGGGACCAGGCGATCGCCTTCGATCAGGGCAGAGCCGTGCGCACTCCCTTCACGAACCGACTCGTTGCCGCCCGTGTCGACGTCGAGCGACGGATGATCCGTGAACTGCGCGCCCCGGTCGTGGTGACGGGATCGAATCTCACCTCGTACATCTCTGCCCGGGCGGAGAAGGCGCCGCTGTTCTATCCCGTCCCCTTCGCACTCACCCTGGCGCAGGTGGAGCAGACCCGGCGCATGGAGTTCGTGCGCGGCAGCGGATGGGCCGCCCGCACCGCCGACCGGGTCGCGACATCCGCCTTCCGCTGGATCTACACGCGCGCGCCGCTCGCTCCCCGAGCGTTCGCGAAGGTCGCGAAGGCCAACGGCGTGCCACCGCTGCGCACCGTCGCGTCGCTGCTCACCGCGGATCGGAACCTGCTCACCGAGATGGCGTGGGAGCTGGACGGCTTCCGCCTTCCTCCGGGGTTCGAGCGGGTCGGGCCGATCTTCGCCCACGTCGACGCCCCGATCCCGCCGGTCGTCGCAGAGCTCGCGGCCGCATCGGAGCCGCTCGTCTACCTGGGGCTCGGCTCGTCGGCGAGCCGGGCCCTCGCCCTCGATGCCGCACGGGCGCTGGGCTCACTGCCCGTCAACGTCGTGGCACCCATCCGCCACTACCTCCAGCCGGGCGATTCCGTGCCCGACAACGTCCACGTGACCGACCTGCTCCCGGCACACAAGCTGGGCGGGCTCGTGGACGCCGCGATCCTTCACGGCGGGCAGGGCACGGTCCAGACGGCGTGCGCGACGGGAGTGCCCTTCGTGGGCATGGGACTGCAACCCGAGCAGACCTGGCACGTGCGTGCATGCGAGCGCCGCGGAAATGCGATCGCCGTCTCCCCCAAGCACGTGTCGAAACCGGAGTTCGTCGACGCGGTGCAGCGCGCGCTCACGGATCCCGGAATGCGGACCGCTGCCGCGGAAGTGCAGCAGGCCTACGCCCTCGAGGACGGTGCTGCCGTCGTGGCCCGCCTCATCGAGACCGAGATCGCGCGCTCAGCAGCCGCTGCCTGA
- a CDS encoding MFS transporter, which translates to MPATIPVPPVDPAVLVAESAPAEDLPPVNARYIWFMVLAQFGVFTAFITPIAISLAVRLGELAPANEEYLGYITGAGALWVMLTAPFMGIWSDRTRSRLGRRRPFMIGGMIVGVLSLIVMAVAPSVLLLGVGWILAQWGWGTVLGNLQNSTADRLPEAQRGKVAGLTGFATQVAPVIGVIATMGLTGNALLLFLVPGLVGVVLVTLFVTLVHEDDSRGLALERIGAAGVLRKYVYNPRKYPDFSWNWLGRFFFYFGLTLNTTFTAFFFADRLGISITEVSAVIGTLGGIGVLATTAGALGGGFMSDRFRRRKVFLVIGGAIMAVGMVTMALSSDLPFLFAGSLIVSLGIGLFAAVDMALLLDVLPEKQTDAGRFMGITGFATSIPQAAAPFIASGILLIGVTGADKNYSLLFIIAAAFVLLGGLVILRIRSVR; encoded by the coding sequence ATGCCCGCGACCATCCCCGTGCCCCCGGTCGATCCGGCCGTGCTCGTCGCGGAATCCGCGCCCGCTGAGGATCTGCCGCCCGTCAACGCCCGGTACATCTGGTTCATGGTGCTGGCGCAGTTCGGCGTCTTCACGGCGTTCATCACCCCCATCGCCATCTCCCTCGCGGTCCGGCTCGGAGAACTGGCACCCGCAAATGAGGAGTACCTCGGTTACATCACCGGTGCCGGGGCCCTCTGGGTGATGCTGACCGCCCCATTCATGGGGATCTGGAGCGACCGCACCCGCAGCCGGCTCGGCCGCCGGCGGCCCTTCATGATCGGCGGCATGATCGTCGGCGTCCTCTCGCTGATCGTCATGGCAGTAGCGCCGTCGGTGCTACTGCTCGGAGTGGGCTGGATCCTCGCGCAGTGGGGCTGGGGGACCGTTCTCGGCAACCTGCAGAACTCGACCGCCGACCGTCTCCCGGAAGCCCAGCGCGGCAAGGTCGCGGGCCTGACCGGGTTCGCGACGCAGGTCGCCCCGGTGATCGGCGTCATCGCAACGATGGGCCTCACCGGCAACGCCCTGCTCCTCTTCCTCGTCCCGGGCCTGGTCGGTGTCGTGCTCGTCACCCTGTTCGTGACCCTCGTACATGAGGATGACAGTCGCGGCCTTGCGCTGGAGCGCATCGGCGCCGCGGGGGTGCTTCGCAAGTACGTCTACAACCCTCGCAAGTACCCCGACTTCTCCTGGAACTGGCTCGGCCGGTTCTTCTTCTACTTCGGTCTGACGCTGAACACGACCTTCACGGCGTTCTTCTTCGCCGACCGACTCGGCATCTCCATCACCGAGGTCTCCGCCGTGATCGGCACGCTCGGCGGCATCGGCGTGCTCGCCACCACGGCGGGCGCGCTCGGCGGCGGATTCATGTCCGACCGCTTCCGTCGCCGCAAGGTCTTCCTCGTCATCGGCGGCGCCATCATGGCCGTCGGCATGGTGACGATGGCTCTGTCGTCCGACCTGCCGTTCCTCTTCGCAGGTTCACTGATCGTCTCGCTCGGGATCGGCCTGTTCGCCGCCGTGGACATGGCCCTCCTGCTCGACGTGCTGCCCGAGAAGCAGACGGATGCCGGACGTTTCATGGGCATCACGGGATTCGCGACATCCATCCCGCAGGCAGCCGCCCCGTTCATCGCCTCCGGCATCCTCCTCATCGGAGTCACCGGCGCAGACAAGAACTACTCGCTGCTGTTCATCATCGCCGCCGCCTTCGTGCTCCTCGGCGGGCTCGTCATCCTCCGCATCCGCTCCGTCCGCTGA
- a CDS encoding glycoside hydrolase: protein MKSAPRILTATAVFALAGSALAAFSAPAQAAGIPVRITPNPAYASEPFEGWGTSLVWFANATGGYPDDVRQALFDKVFGDEGLNLNIARYNIGGGNATDVPSYLRPGGAVEGWWNPDLGVSDAEGVVTSEYADRARYEAAWDGDDPAHYDFDADATQRWWIDALKDKVTKWEAFSNSPPYFLTESGYVSGGIDNGSTEQLAADDMDDFADYLVTVVEELEAEHGIEFDTLDPFNEPNTSYWSTRIGTDGWPTTASRQEGAHIGPQRQDLMIKALESRLSEPDAATDVAISAMDETNPSIFTQNWNAWTQESKDIVDQLNVHTYGTGDRLVARDIAKASDKPLWMSEVEGDWDGTGFNLTNIENGLGMAGRIVDDLRELEPSAWVFWQPVEDLYNMEKVEDLNWGSVFIDFDCDENGDSVRRIADGEADPSCRVQTNAKYNTVRNFTHYIRPGDALIPTDNAQTTAALQEDRDGLTLVHVNTESTARDITLDLSGFGEIAPGATVTPVVTTQSPADDVTANALVEGESVMVDAATRTAVVSVPAKSVTTLVVEGVSGVSAEAPALEDGKTYQLFGVQSGKALTADPAGLAIRAGGTTAATARPQGWTVHTLSGGGTDRHRFALENGDGRLLGVSGTSTVLVDRDPAAAASDESLQWVLSTTDGKTFSLLSAAAERVLDVNGQSSADGAGVGTWTSNNGGNQRWTIAGTGIRDVTVVEAATRVGVAPALPGQVTVVYDGGVERAASVAWDTSGADWSTAGTVTVPGSGVDVFGAPFEAEAVVVVGSFAATDPVSVTTFAGASLARVQASAPASVPGQVGTAPQRFALDVEWDWSGVTDASFAATGVVTVQGTASDGSGGSLPARLAVIVTEADEGNVAAQSAASATFTESASYSVDRTKNGLRTDKGWSNWRSGTKNLQDTLTYDLAQRETVSHVTAYFYKDGSSNSWPQSMRVETRVGAGAWAAGATVPVPVPADGTAPIVDVPLGGVAADDVRLVLTARDATHMIVSEVEIFAAAASTSGVADLARVTLDGVDLAGFAPGTTSYEVPWRGDAAPVVAAVPVDRDASVETVQPEGPEGEASVTVTAVDGTEREYTFDFVAEVAPALDVTAAATTRCVAGKVVIAVAVTNGHDAPVRLSLTGAYGSSTVASVAAGKKATSVFTTRAVGVAAGEVTVVAGVVGSPDVTATVVAPYGAASCG from the coding sequence ATGAAGTCAGCCCCCCGAATCCTCACCGCCACCGCCGTGTTCGCCCTCGCCGGGTCGGCGCTCGCGGCGTTCTCCGCGCCGGCCCAGGCCGCCGGCATCCCGGTGCGGATCACACCCAATCCTGCGTACGCCTCGGAGCCCTTCGAGGGATGGGGGACGAGCCTCGTGTGGTTCGCGAACGCGACGGGCGGCTACCCCGACGACGTGCGGCAGGCGCTGTTCGACAAGGTGTTCGGCGACGAGGGGCTGAACCTCAACATCGCGCGCTACAACATCGGCGGCGGCAATGCGACGGACGTGCCGTCGTACCTGCGACCGGGCGGCGCCGTCGAGGGATGGTGGAACCCCGACCTCGGAGTCTCCGACGCGGAGGGGGTCGTGACCTCCGAGTACGCCGACCGGGCCCGATACGAGGCGGCGTGGGACGGTGACGACCCTGCGCACTACGACTTCGACGCCGACGCGACGCAGCGCTGGTGGATCGACGCCCTCAAGGACAAGGTCACGAAGTGGGAGGCGTTCAGCAACTCGCCGCCGTACTTCCTCACCGAGAGCGGCTACGTGTCGGGCGGGATCGACAACGGCAGCACCGAGCAGCTCGCCGCCGACGACATGGACGACTTCGCCGACTACCTCGTGACCGTCGTCGAGGAGCTCGAGGCCGAGCACGGCATCGAGTTCGACACTCTCGACCCGTTCAACGAGCCCAACACGTCGTACTGGTCCACGCGGATCGGCACCGACGGGTGGCCGACGACCGCGAGCCGTCAGGAGGGCGCTCACATCGGACCGCAGCGCCAGGACCTGATGATCAAGGCGCTCGAATCCCGATTGAGCGAGCCGGATGCCGCGACCGACGTCGCGATCTCGGCCATGGACGAGACGAACCCGAGCATCTTCACGCAGAACTGGAACGCGTGGACCCAGGAGTCGAAGGACATCGTCGACCAGCTCAACGTCCACACCTACGGCACCGGCGACCGTCTCGTCGCCCGCGACATCGCCAAGGCGTCGGACAAGCCCCTGTGGATGAGCGAGGTCGAAGGCGACTGGGACGGCACCGGGTTCAACCTCACCAACATCGAGAACGGCCTCGGCATGGCCGGCCGCATCGTCGACGACCTGCGCGAGCTCGAGCCGAGCGCGTGGGTGTTCTGGCAGCCGGTCGAGGACCTCTACAACATGGAGAAGGTCGAGGACCTCAACTGGGGCAGCGTCTTCATCGACTTCGACTGCGACGAGAACGGCGACTCGGTGCGGCGCATCGCCGACGGCGAGGCCGACCCGTCGTGCCGGGTGCAGACGAACGCGAAGTACAACACGGTCCGCAACTTCACGCACTACATCCGTCCCGGCGACGCGCTCATCCCCACCGACAACGCCCAGACCACCGCTGCGCTCCAGGAGGACCGCGACGGCCTGACCCTCGTCCACGTGAACACCGAGTCGACCGCGCGTGACATCACGCTGGACCTGTCGGGCTTCGGCGAGATCGCGCCCGGTGCGACGGTCACTCCCGTCGTGACGACGCAGTCCCCGGCCGACGACGTCACGGCGAACGCGCTCGTCGAGGGCGAGTCGGTGATGGTGGATGCCGCGACCCGCACCGCCGTCGTGAGCGTGCCCGCGAAGTCGGTGACGACGCTCGTGGTCGAGGGCGTCTCCGGTGTCTCGGCCGAGGCGCCGGCTCTCGAGGACGGCAAGACGTATCAGCTGTTCGGCGTGCAGAGCGGCAAGGCGCTGACCGCCGACCCGGCCGGGCTCGCGATCCGCGCCGGCGGCACCACCGCCGCGACCGCGCGTCCGCAGGGCTGGACCGTGCACACGCTGTCCGGCGGGGGCACCGATCGGCACCGCTTCGCGCTGGAGAACGGCGACGGGCGCCTGCTCGGCGTGTCGGGCACGAGCACTGTCCTCGTCGACCGCGACCCGGCGGCCGCGGCATCCGACGAGTCCCTCCAGTGGGTGCTGTCGACGACCGACGGCAAGACGTTCTCGCTCCTGAGCGCGGCCGCCGAGCGGGTGCTCGACGTGAACGGTCAGAGCTCCGCCGACGGCGCGGGCGTCGGCACGTGGACCTCCAACAACGGCGGCAACCAGAGGTGGACGATCGCCGGCACCGGCATCCGGGACGTGACGGTCGTCGAGGCGGCGACCCGCGTCGGCGTCGCGCCTGCGCTTCCCGGCCAGGTCACCGTCGTCTACGACGGCGGCGTCGAGCGGGCTGCATCGGTGGCATGGGACACGTCCGGCGCCGACTGGAGCACGGCGGGCACGGTGACCGTCCCGGGTTCGGGCGTGGACGTCTTCGGAGCCCCGTTCGAGGCCGAGGCCGTCGTCGTCGTGGGCTCGTTCGCGGCCACAGATCCGGTCTCCGTCACCACGTTCGCGGGAGCGAGCCTGGCGCGCGTGCAGGCGTCGGCTCCGGCATCCGTCCCCGGACAGGTCGGGACCGCGCCGCAGCGGTTCGCCCTCGACGTCGAGTGGGACTGGTCGGGCGTGACCGACGCGTCATTCGCCGCGACCGGCGTCGTGACGGTGCAGGGCACGGCGTCGGACGGCTCGGGCGGTTCGCTGCCCGCCCGCCTGGCGGTGATCGTGACGGAGGCCGATGAGGGAAATGTCGCTGCGCAGAGCGCCGCGTCGGCGACCTTCACGGAGAGCGCGTCGTACTCTGTCGATCGCACGAAGAACGGCCTGCGCACCGACAAGGGCTGGTCGAACTGGCGGTCGGGCACGAAGAACCTGCAGGACACGCTGACGTACGACCTCGCCCAGCGCGAGACCGTGTCGCACGTGACCGCGTACTTCTACAAGGACGGCTCGAGCAACAGCTGGCCGCAGTCGATGCGCGTCGAGACGCGGGTGGGAGCGGGCGCGTGGGCGGCCGGTGCCACCGTTCCCGTGCCGGTGCCCGCCGACGGCACCGCGCCGATCGTCGACGTGCCGCTCGGGGGAGTGGCGGCCGACGACGTGCGACTGGTCCTCACCGCGCGCGACGCGACGCACATGATCGTGTCGGAGGTCGAGATCTTCGCCGCCGCGGCGTCGACCTCGGGTGTGGCCGACCTCGCCCGGGTGACCCTGGACGGCGTCGACCTCGCCGGCTTCGCTCCCGGGACGACCTCGTACGAGGTGCCGTGGCGGGGGGATGCCGCGCCCGTCGTCGCGGCGGTGCCGGTCGATCGCGATGCCTCGGTCGAGACCGTCCAGCCTGAGGGGCCGGAGGGTGAGGCATCCGTCACCGTCACGGCCGTGGACGGGACGGAGAGGGAGTACACGTTCGACTTCGTGGCGGAGGTCGCGCCGGCCCTCGACGTGACCGCCGCCGCGACGACGCGCTGCGTCGCGGGCAAGGTCGTGATCGCGGTTGCCGTGACGAACGGGCACGATGCGCCCGTTCGCCTCTCGCTGACCGGCGCCTACGGATCCAGCACCGTCGCCTCCGTCGCGGCGGGGAAGAAGGCGACGTCGGTGTTCACCACCCGAGCGGTCGGGGTGGCCGCCGGCGAGGTCACCGTGGTGGCCGGCGTCGTCGGATCGCCGGACGTGACCGCGACGGTCGTCGCGCCGTACGGTGCGGCATCGTGCGGGTGA